The DNA segment GTGTAATAAGAAAAACTAAGAAAATAAATATTTAAGAGGTGTCTTTTTGACAGAAGGAATTATTATAAAAGGCATTGGCGGGTTTTACTATGTAAAGACACAAGAGAGTGTATATACATGTAAGGCTAAAGGAAGTTTCAGAAAAAGCAGTATTATTCCCTATGTGGGGGATAAGGTGGAAATAAGAATTGTTGACGAAGATAAAAAAGAAGGTTTCATAGAAGAAATCAAAGAAAGAAAAAACGCTCTTATCCGTCCGCCTGTCGCAAATATTGACAGAATGATTATAATCTCTGCAGTAGCCGAACCTGAGCCGGATGCAACATTCATTGATAAAATGATTGCCATATGTGAATTTAATAATATAGAGCCTGTTTTATGCTTTAATAAAATCGATTTGAAAAAGAATGAAGAGTTTATTGATAACTATAAAAAAATCGGGTATAAGGTTATAAAAACAAGCGCTAAGAATAATATTGGAACAGACGAGGTTAAAGATTTATTAACAGACGGTATAACATCTGTCGCAGGGTTTTCAGGGGTTGGGAAATCAAGCCTTTTAAGTTTTGCAGTTAATAAAAAATTAGAAACAGGCGCTGTAAGCGATAAACTCTTAAGAGGGAAGCACACAACCCGTCATGTTGAACTTTTTGAAATAGAAGAAGGAAAGTTCTTTGCCGATACTCCAGGGTTTTCAGGTCTATTTATTGATATGATAAGGAAAGAGGAGTTGGCAGACCTTTTTATAGACTTTAAAGAGTATTCCAACTTATGCCAGTTTAAAGACTGTACTCATACAAAGGAAAAAGGATGTGCAGTTATTGAGGCAGTAAAAAGAGGAGATATTATAAAGTCAAGGCATGATAATTACATTGAGTTTTATGATAAATTAAAACTGATTAACGATTGGGAGAGAAAATAATGATTAAAATTTCGCCATCTTTACTTGCTGCAGATTTTTCTGATTTGAAAAATGAAATAAAGGATATACAAACAGCAGACTATGTCCACTTAGATATTATGGACGGTCAGTTTGTTCCGAATATTTCGTTTGGAGCACCTGTTGTAAAAGCACTAAGGAAACATTCTGATTTAGTATTTGATGTTCATCTTATGATAAAAAATCCGAATAAATATATAGAAGATTTTGTTAAAGCAGGAGCAGATATTATAACATTCCATGTTGAAGCAGATGATGATGTGGATGAAACTTTGGATAAAATAAAAAGTTTCGGTATAAAATGCGGGATAGTATTATCCCCTGATACCGAAGCCGAGGCAGTAATACCATATCTTGATAAAGTTGATATGATTCTTCTTATGTCGGTTTATCCAGGTTTTGGAGGGCAGAAATATATGCCCCGCATAGCCGAAAAATTAAAAAAGGTAAAAGAATATATCGGCACAAGAGATATTGACTTAGAAATTGACGGTGGAATTGGCGAAGCAAATATAGATGAGGTTATTAACGCAGGTGCGAATGTAATAGTAGCGGGAACATCAGTGTTCGGTAAGGAAGACAGGGCAAACGCCATAAAAGGTTTAAGAAGATGATTACATATATTTTTGGTGCATCAGATATTTTAGATTATTCATATCTTAAAAAGTTGGACTTTACAGGATGCTTTATTATATGTGCAGACGGTGGAGTAAAACACGCAAAAAGATTAAATCTTGTCCCTGATGTTATAATAGGCGATTTTGATTCCTCTAAAATATTGGAGTATAAAAATAAAATTGTTTATCCAAAAGAAAAGGATGACACCGATTTGGCTCTTGCGATAAATTATGCATCGGAAAACGGGTTTTGTAAATGTGTGGGTATCGGTTGTTTAGGTAATAGATTAGACCATACTTTTGCGAATATTTTTCTTATTAAATATGCAGCCGATAAGAATGTCGATTTGGAACTTATTGACGATAAAACAAGAGTCTTTCTTGTTTTAGATAAAAAGAAAATAGAAAAAGAAGATTTTAAATATGTTTCTATTTTTTCTGTTTCCCCAAAATGTGAGGGCGTTACTTTAAAAGGTTTTAAATATACATTAAATAACCATACCTTATCTTGTGATTATCCTCTTGGGATAAGTAATGTATTATTAGAAAATACAGGAGAAATCAGTATAAAGAGCGGCGCATTGGTTGTAATGGCAGTGAAGGAGTAAAATAATGAATATTATCGAATTATTAAAAGTATTACTTATAGGTATAGTTGAGGGGATAACCGAGTGGCTTCCTATATCGAGTACAGGGCATATGATACTTGTTGACGAATTTATAAAATTAAGTGTATCGGAGGAATTTAAAGAACTGTTCTTTGTTGTTATCCAGTTGGGAGCAATTCTTGCAGTTGTATTTTTATACATTAAAAAACTTTTCCCTGTAAAAAAAGAAAATGGGAAAATTATTATGAATAATAATACAATAGTTTTATGGTTTAAAATAATTGTTTCATGTATCCCTGCTGCGATTATCGGTCTTTTATTTGATGAAAAAATAGACCAGATTTTTTATAATTCATATGTTGTATCACTGATGCTTATTATCTATGGTGTGTTATTTATTCTTATCGAAAAAAAGAATAGAAATATTACAACCGTAAGCCTTGATAATTTAAGTTATAAAACTGCATTTTGCATAGGTCTTTTTCAGGTGTTATCCTTAATACCTGGAACTTCAAGGTCAGGTGCAACAATTCTTGGCGCAATACTTCTGGGAACATCAAGAGAGGTTGCTGCTGAGTTTACCTTTTTCCTTGCAATTCCTGTAATGCTCGGTGCAAGTTTACTTAAAATTTTAAAATTCGGCTTTGTGTTTTCTTCTATGGAAATAACAATACTTATCACAGGCCTTGTAATAGCGTTTGTAACATCTGTTATTGCAATTAAATTTTTGGTAAGTTATATAAAGAAGAATGACTTTAATGCTTTTGGCTGGTACAGAATAATTCTTGGAATGATTGTTCTTCTTTTCTTTATGATAAGATAATTATTTTAAAAATTTTAATAAAAACTCTTGAAAAATAAAAATAATAATGATATAATATACAAAAAAATTCATAATTATTAATCTTGGAGGGGTTAAAAATGAAAAAACTAATCACATTATTACTTGCAGTTATGATGATCATAACATTATTTGCAGGTTGCACAACAGGTAAAGACGACACAGTATTAACAATGGCAACAAGTGCAGACTTTGAACCATATGAATATTATGAAAACGACGAAATCGTTGGTATTGATATTGATATTATGAATGCAGTTTGCGAAAAAATCGGTATGACTCTTAAACCTGAAGATATGAGTTTTGACTCAGTTATCGGTGCTACACAGACAGGTAAAACTGATATTGCTATGAGTGGTATCACAATCACAGAAGACAGAAAGAATATGATTAACTTCACAATTCCTTATACTTCAACAACTCAGTCAATCATCGTAGCAAAAGACGGTGCAATTGCTAAAAAAACTGACTTAGAAGGCAAAAAAATCGGTGTTCAGATTAACACAACAGGTGATACACAGGTTACAGAAGAATTCGGCGATGCTGCTGTAGAACGTTTCCAGAACGGTGCTCTTGCAGTAGAAAGCCTTAAAAACAATAAAATTGACTGCGTAGTTATCGACGGTGAAGTTGCAAAAGCACTTGTAAATGCAAATGAAGGATTAGAAATTATTGCTGACGCATACTCAATCGAAGAATATGCTATCGCTATTGCAAAAGAAAATACAGAACTTCTTGAAAAAATCAACGGTGCTTTAGAAGAACTTCTAAAAGACGGCACAATTGATGGAATTATAAAAAAATATATTAAAGAATAATCTTTTGATATAAAATTAATTATCAAACGTGTAAAGAGGCGGGTTTGAATCTGCCTCTTTTACAATGCATATTAAAATTAATGTTGAAAGGAATTTACTAAGATGACATTTAAGGAAAGGTTTTTTCTTAATTTTATAAAAGATTCGCGTTGGCATTATCTTACAGATGGTCTTATAGTAACTCTTGAGGTTACATTCTTTGCAGTACTTATTGGTATTTTAATTGGTGTCATAGTTGCAGCCATACGTTCAACACACGATAAGATTATAGAACGCGTAAGGTCAAAATTCGGAAAACTTATTCTTAAGTTTTTTAATACAATTGCCAACATTTATCTTACAGTAATAAGAGGTACTCCTGTTACTGTTCAACTTATGATAGCGTATTACATAATATTTGTTGCATCTAACAATAAAGTTCTTGTTGCTGTACTTGCATTTGGTATTAACTCAGGTGCTTATGTTGCAGAAATAGTACGTTCAGGTATTATGAGTATTGACGAAGGACAAACAGAAGCCGGAAGAAGCCTTGGATTCAATTATGTGCAGACAATGTTTTACATTGTGCTTCCACAGGCATTTAAAAATGTGCTTCCTGCTCTTGCCAACGAATTTATCGTATTACTTAAAGAAACATCAGTCAGCGGTTACGTTGCGCTTCAGGATCTTACCCGTGGTGGAGATATTATCCGTGGCAGAACATACGATGCATTTTTCCCATTGCTTGCAGTAGCAGGTATTTATCTTGTTATGGTAATAGGCTTTACTAAACTTGTATCCCTTCTTGAAAGGAGACTTCGTAAGAGTGAACGATAATAATATAATTATAAAAACCGAGAATCTTTGTAAATTCTACAAAGGTGAAGATATCAAAGCACTTTATAATGTAAGTGCTGAAATTAAAGAAGGCGAAGTAGTTGTTGTAATCGGCCCATCAGGTTCAGGGAAATCAACTTTTCTTCGTTCACTTAACTTGCTTGAAGAACCTACTTCGGGAAAAATCATATTTGACGGAAATGAAATAACTGACCCTGAGGTAGATATAAATCTTCACCGTCAGAAAATGGGAATGGTTTTTCAGCATTTTAATTTATTCCCTCATATGACAGTTCTTAAGAATATGACAATTGCTCCTATGAAACTTCTTAAATTATCTAAAAAAGAAGCAGAAGAAAGAGCAATAGAACTTCTTAATAAAGTTGGTTTAGCAGACAGGAAAGACTCTTATCCTGCTCAACTTTCAGGTGGCCAGAAACAAAGGGTTGCCATTGTAAGAGCATTATGTATGAATCCTGAAGTAATGCTTTTTGATGAGCCAACAAGTGCATTGGACCCTGAAATGGTAGGAGAAGTTTTAGAGGTTATGAAAAATCTTGCCAAAGAGGGAATGACAATGGTTGTTGTAACTCACGAAATGGGCTTTGCAAAAGAAGTTGCCTCCCGTGTGATTTTCTTTGATGAAGGTCAGATAATAGAAGAGGGCGACCCGAACACTATTTTTGATAATCCTAAAACACAAAGAATGCAGAACTTCCTAAAAAAAGTTTTATAATGAATTTTAAAAATACTTCAATTTATTAAAATTGAAGTATTTTTTAGTTTAACAGTGTAAAAAATAATAATAAATTTTTTAAGGAGTTTATTATGTGTACTGCATTATCTTATAAAACCAATTTTCATTATTTCGGAAGAAATCTTGACTATGAGCATTCATTTGGAGAAAAAGTAATAATCACGCCGAGAAATTATCCTATAAGTTTTAAATGTATGGATAAACTTAACTTTCATTATGCATTTATCGGCATAGGTATAGTAGAAGATAATTTCCCTTTGTATTTTGATTTAACCAATGAAAAAGGGCTTTCTGTTGCAGGGCTTAATTTCCCGAATAATGCATATTATAGCGACTATTGTGATCAAAAAATAAATTTAGCACCGT comes from the Clostridia bacterium genome and includes:
- a CDS encoding transporter substrate-binding domain-containing protein — its product is MKKLITLLLAVMMIITLFAGCTTGKDDTVLTMATSADFEPYEYYENDEIVGIDIDIMNAVCEKIGMTLKPEDMSFDSVIGATQTGKTDIAMSGITITEDRKNMINFTIPYTSTTQSIIVAKDGAIAKKTDLEGKKIGVQINTTGDTQVTEEFGDAAVERFQNGALAVESLKNNKIDCVVIDGEVAKALVNANEGLEIIADAYSIEEYAIAIAKENTELLEKINGALEELLKDGTIDGIIKKYIKE
- a CDS encoding undecaprenyl-diphosphate phosphatase, whose protein sequence is MNIIELLKVLLIGIVEGITEWLPISSTGHMILVDEFIKLSVSEEFKELFFVVIQLGAILAVVFLYIKKLFPVKKENGKIIMNNNTIVLWFKIIVSCIPAAIIGLLFDEKIDQIFYNSYVVSLMLIIYGVLFILIEKKNRNITTVSLDNLSYKTAFCIGLFQVLSLIPGTSRSGATILGAILLGTSREVAAEFTFFLAIPVMLGASLLKILKFGFVFSSMEITILITGLVIAFVTSVIAIKFLVSYIKKNDFNAFGWYRIILGMIVLLFFMIR
- a CDS encoding amino acid ABC transporter permease — translated: MTFKERFFLNFIKDSRWHYLTDGLIVTLEVTFFAVLIGILIGVIVAAIRSTHDKIIERVRSKFGKLILKFFNTIANIYLTVIRGTPVTVQLMIAYYIIFVASNNKVLVAVLAFGINSGAYVAEIVRSGIMSIDEGQTEAGRSLGFNYVQTMFYIVLPQAFKNVLPALANEFIVLLKETSVSGYVALQDLTRGGDIIRGRTYDAFFPLLAVAGIYLVMVIGFTKLVSLLERRLRKSER
- a CDS encoding thiamine diphosphokinase, which codes for MITYIFGASDILDYSYLKKLDFTGCFIICADGGVKHAKRLNLVPDVIIGDFDSSKILEYKNKIVYPKEKDDTDLALAINYASENGFCKCVGIGCLGNRLDHTFANIFLIKYAADKNVDLELIDDKTRVFLVLDKKKIEKEDFKYVSIFSVSPKCEGVTLKGFKYTLNNHTLSCDYPLGISNVLLENTGEISIKSGALVVMAVKE
- a CDS encoding amino acid ABC transporter ATP-binding protein is translated as MIKTENLCKFYKGEDIKALYNVSAEIKEGEVVVVIGPSGSGKSTFLRSLNLLEEPTSGKIIFDGNEITDPEVDINLHRQKMGMVFQHFNLFPHMTVLKNMTIAPMKLLKLSKKEAEERAIELLNKVGLADRKDSYPAQLSGGQKQRVAIVRALCMNPEVMLFDEPTSALDPEMVGEVLEVMKNLAKEGMTMVVVTHEMGFAKEVASRVIFFDEGQIIEEGDPNTIFDNPKTQRMQNFLKKVL
- the rsgA gene encoding ribosome small subunit-dependent GTPase A, which encodes MTEGIIIKGIGGFYYVKTQESVYTCKAKGSFRKSSIIPYVGDKVEIRIVDEDKKEGFIEEIKERKNALIRPPVANIDRMIIISAVAEPEPDATFIDKMIAICEFNNIEPVLCFNKIDLKKNEEFIDNYKKIGYKVIKTSAKNNIGTDEVKDLLTDGITSVAGFSGVGKSSLLSFAVNKKLETGAVSDKLLRGKHTTRHVELFEIEEGKFFADTPGFSGLFIDMIRKEELADLFIDFKEYSNLCQFKDCTHTKEKGCAVIEAVKRGDIIKSRHDNYIEFYDKLKLINDWERK
- the rpe gene encoding ribulose-phosphate 3-epimerase: MIKISPSLLAADFSDLKNEIKDIQTADYVHLDIMDGQFVPNISFGAPVVKALRKHSDLVFDVHLMIKNPNKYIEDFVKAGADIITFHVEADDDVDETLDKIKSFGIKCGIVLSPDTEAEAVIPYLDKVDMILLMSVYPGFGGQKYMPRIAEKLKKVKEYIGTRDIDLEIDGGIGEANIDEVINAGANVIVAGTSVFGKEDRANAIKGLRR